In Phlebotomus papatasi isolate M1 chromosome 1, Ppap_2.1, whole genome shotgun sequence, the following proteins share a genomic window:
- the LOC129799159 gene encoding uncharacterized protein LOC129799159: MPRDRVIFRSIRSLITLSPHRSSVMDNYLGDQLPSSQLEGTIILPIHGYLSGRSTNTALSELIYAVEGSLEAKEVALCAFIDISGAFDSTNFDMVLEASRNKNINQFIIDWMTAMLRSRTVETGEGQDRVAARVTQGCPQGGVLSPLMWSLVIDGLLTELSENGIRATGYADDLVIIIRGKHDKIISSCMQHDLNIISKWCQNAGLKINPSKTTLVPFTRRRKVNLDNILLEGTIIEIKQEVKYLGLMLDSKLTWNAHITCITNKSIKALWTCRKMVGQKWGLKPHIIVWIYESIVRPIIAYGCLVWWKKTQQTKATNQLQKVQRLACLAVTGAMRSCPTAAMEAILDINTPVEVGLHDLRIKRPLIGNKFEVAILNRQDALQHIDESKDHWYTDASKMECGCGIGIVGPDTYISLPLGADISVFEAEIMALVFCAAECGRKYTDSTTIKILSDSQAALRALIAPICSSKLVLECRQELNKLAERHQVILTWVPGHSNVEGNNTADSLAKSSAKTPFIGPMPTCGYSGSRIKHLLNEKATNEHKVHWAKQPGLRRAKLILEPDGKWRKEIQNLNKIQLRLLVGLLTGHCALGSHLKRMGISTDETCRYCLEDEEDNIHILCYCPAFGIQRRISLGDSVCPASVIKTSQSGALLSFIKGAKIEL, from the exons ACTGCCCTCCTCACAGTTGGAGGGGACAATTATACTGCCGATACACGGCTACCTAAGTGGCCGTTCCACTAATACCGCTTTGAGTGAACTGATTTATGCTGTTGAGGGCTCTCTGGAGGCGAAAGAAGTTGCGCTATGTGCCTTTATTGACATCTCTGGGGCATTTGACAGCACCAATTTTGACATGGTACTCGAAGCTTCACGTAATAAGAACATCAACCAGTTCATTATAGACTGGATGACGGCAATGCTCAGATCCCGTACGGTAGAAACCGGAGAAGGCCAAGACCGAGTGGCAGCTCGGGTGACTCAGGGATGTCCACAAGGTGGGGTGTTATCACCACTAATGTGGTCCCTGGTCATCGATGGACTTCTTACAGAATTATCTGAAAACGGGATCAGAGCTACAGGATATGCTGACGACTTAGTCATCATTATAAGGGGTAAGCATGATAAGATAATTTCATCTTGCATGCAACACGACCTAAATATCATCTCGAAATGGTGTCAAAATGCgggactgaaaatcaatcccTCCAAAACTACCTTAGTACCTTTTACAAGAAGGCGTAAGGTAAATCTCGATAATATCCTTCTAGAAGGAACTATTATTGAGATCAAGCAAGAAGTTAAATATCTAGGGCTCATGCTTGACAGCAAATTGACCTGGAACGCACACATTACGTGCATTACCAATAAATCCATAAAAGCCCTTTGGACATGTCGTAAAATGGTTGGTCAAAAATGGGGTCTGAAACCCCATATCATCGTTTGGATTTATGAATCCATTGTTAGACCAATCATAGCATATGGCTGCCTAGTTTGGTGGAAGAAAACCCAACAAACTAAGGCCACAAACCAACTCCAGAAGGTACAAAGGCTCGCTTGCCTTGCTGTAACAGGGGCCATGAGATCTTGCCCAACTGCGGCAATGGAAGCTATCCTAGATATA AACACCCCAGTTGAAGTGGGACTGCATGATCTCAGAATCAAAAGACCGCtgatcgggaacaaattcgagGTAGCAATACTCAACAGACAAGATGCACTCCAACACATCGATGAATCGAAAGATCATTGGTATACGGACGCGTCTAAAATGGAATGTGGATGTGGTATAGGCATTGTTGGCCCTGACACATATATTTCACTCCCCCTGGGTGCTGACATCTCAGTCTTTGAGGCAGAGATAATGGCCCTGGTATTCTGTGCTGCAGAATGTGGGAGGAAGTATACAGATTCCAccactattaaaatattatcagACAGCCAAGCGGCTCTGAGAGCTCTAATTGCCCCCATATGCTCATCAAAACTAGTTCTTGAATGTAGGCAAGAACTGAACAAACTGGCTGAACGACATCAAGTAATTCTTACTTGGGTCCCTGGCCATTCGAATGTGGAGGGCAACAACACAGCAGATTCTTTGGCTAAATCTAGTGCCAAGACACCCTTCATTGGTCCAATGCCTACTTGCGGTTATTCTGGGAGCCGTATCAAGCACCTTCTCAATGAGAAGGCGACCAATGAGCACAAAGTACACTGGGCTAAGCAGCCTGGTCTCCGGCGTGCTAAGTTAATCCTGGAGCCAGACGGCAAATGgagaaaagaaattcaaaatctcaacaaaatacAGCTAAGATTGCTAGTTGGCCTGCTCACGGGACACTGCGCTCTTGGCTCCCACTTAAAAAGAATGGGCATTAGCACGGATGAGACTTGCCGATATTGTCTGGAAGATGAAGAGGACAATATTCACATCCTGTGCTACTGTCCGGCATTTGGGATACAGCGGAGAATTTCACTGGGCGACTCTGTCTGCCCCGCCTCTGTCATCAAAACGTCTCAATCTGGAGCTTTACTGTCCTTTATTAAGGGCGCCAAAATAGAGCTCTAA